The stretch of DNA CCCCGTGGAGCTTTACTGTAGCCTGATATTGAAATTCGGTACAGTTTGTACAGGATAGGTAGGAGCCTGAGAGACGTGAGCGCTAGCTTACGTGGAGGCGTTGGTGGGATACTACCCTCATTGTATTGGATTTCTAACCCGCAGCACTTATCGTGCTGGGAGACAGTGTCAGGCGGGCAGTTTGACTGGGGCGGTCGCCTCCTAAAGAGTAACGGAGGCGCTCAAAGGTTCCCTCAGAATGGTTGGAAATCATTCATAGAGTGTAAAGGCATAAGGGAGCTTGACTGCGAGACTTACAAGTCGAGCAGGGTCGAAAGACGGACTTAGTGATCCGGTGGTTCCGCATGGAAGGGCCATCGCTCAACGGATAAAAGCTACCCCGGGGATAACAGGCTTATCTCCCCCAAGAGTTCACATCGACGGGGAGGTTTGGCACCTCGATGTCGGCTCATCGCATCCTGGGGCTGTAGTCGGTCCCAAGGGTTGGGCTGTTCGCCCATTAAAGCGGTACGCGAGCTGGGTTCAGAACGTCGTGAGACAGTTCGGTCCCTATCCGTCGTGGGCGTAGGAAATTTGAGAGGCGCTGTCCTTAGTACGAGAGGACCGGGATGGACATACCTCTGGTGTACCAGTTGTCGTGCCAACGGCATCGCTGGGTAGCTATGTATGGACGGGATAAGTGCTGAAAGCATCTAAGCATGAAGCCCCCCTCGAGATGAGATTTCCCAACTTCGGTTATAAGATCCCTCAAAGATGATGAGGTGAATAGGTTCGGTGTGGAAGCGTAGCGATACGTGGAGCTGACGAATACTAATCGATCGAAGACTTAATCAAAATGATGTTCATTAGGTTTTATTGATAAATACGATACTTACTATCTAGTTTTGAATGTATACACATTCAATATGATGAATCTGGTGCCAATGGCAAAGAGGTCACACCTGTTCCCATGCCGAACACAGAAGTTAAGCTCTTTAGCGCCGATGGTAGTCGGACTTACGTTCCGCGAGAGTAGGACGGTGCCAGGTTATCGAAAGCTCCAAAGCAATGGTTTACTATTGCTTTGGAGCTTTTTTTGAGTTTTGGAGGCATCTAGACGACGCCAATGAAATTATTATTATCATCAGCGACAGTATGTTAAAATCAGTGTGTTATCGCGCTGCATTCAAATACTGTGACTGATGAAGTGAAGGGAGGGGTTAAATTGACAAGACAACCTTTAAGGAGAAAAATGCGAGAATGGCAAAAAAACCAACCGATTTCGATGCATGTACCCGGACATAAAAATGGGACGATTGGCATGTTATCAATGACACATCCTGCATATGATACAACAGAGATTACGGGTTTTGACAATCTTCATCATGCCGAAGGTGTGTTGTATGAGAGTATGACACAGTTAAATAAGCATCCAGATTATCAAGGTTATTTTTTGGTGAATGGGACAACGAGTGGTATTTTAGCAGTCATTCATGCTTTTTCAGGGGTAGAGGGACCCGTTAATATTGCGAGAAATGTACATAAGTCGGTATTTAATGCATTGGATTTAGGGGATCAGTATGCACGTATTTTGCCCACTACAGTGAGTGAGCGGACAGGCCAATATTTGAAGCCTGACATTGGACCTGAGCTCACTCCGCAAACAAAATTAGCGGTGTTAACCTATCCTAATTATTACGGGGAAACATTTGATATCAAACAAAGTGTTGAACATTTTCATCGGGATCATGTACCTGTCCTTGTCGATGAGGCGCACGGGGCACATTTTGACCTTCCAGGGTTTCCTTCATCAAGTCTGCAAGCAGGTGCAGATTATGTGGTGCAGTCTTATCATAAGACGTTACCCAGTTTAACCATGAGCTCAGTATTGTGGATACATAAAGCGGCACCTAATCGACATCGGATTGAGCAAGGTTTACAAATTTTTCAATCATCGAGTCCCTCATATTTGTTAATGGAAAGTTTGGAATCCGCGCATCATTTTTACCAATTTTATCAAAGTAATCAGTTTTTTGAAAAACGGCAACAATTGATTGAAAAACTTCGAGACAAAGGATGTATCCTCGTTATACCTGAAGATCCATTGAAACTATTAATCCGTTATGAGGGATTAAGTGGCTCGGATATACAAGTTGCGATGGAGGCACAACATATTTATTCGGAATTGGCGGATGAAGCGTCCGTTTTGTGGGTGCTACCATTGTGGCATCGGGAAGACCGTTTTCCCTTTGCGTTGTTGCTTGAGCGAATAGCGCGTATGGTGTTTAAGCCGTCAGTGGAAGGGACGTTAGATGATGTAGCGCCTTTGTATACGCAAGCAGGTTCATATGAAGCATCAAACATTGTAGAGACCATAGCGCTGCCGTTTCATCAAGCAGTTGGTTATCGATTAGCGACACATTTAACCCCTTACCCTCCAGGGATTCCATCCTTGTTGAAAGGGGAAAAAATAACAGAAGATATGGTAAAATTAATAGAATATTGGCAGCTTAAAGGTTTTCACGTTGAAGGTCTTAAAAACGGAAAAATTATAGTGAAGGATGAATAAACATGGCGCTATTTATCACAATTGAAGGTCCAGAAGGGTCAGGAAAAACGACAGTGGTTCAAGCAATAACGGAACAATTGTCTCAGCAGTATGAAGTCATCTCAACACGAGAGCCAGGCGGCGTGCAAACTGCAGAATCGATTCGTCAAATTCTGTTAGATAGTGACGCCATGGATTCTCGTACTGAAGCGTTGTTGTTTGCGGCGGCGAGAAGAGAGCATCTTGTGTTGAAAGTATTACCGGCATTAGCGGAAGGTAAGCTTGTGATTTGTGATCGTTTCATTGATAGTTCTTTAGCTTATCAGGGTTATGCGCGTGAAATAGGGGTAAGAGAAGTACAAGCAATTAATGATTTTGCAATTGAAGATCGTTACCCAGACTTAACGATTTATCTAGATGTCCCGGCAGAAGTTGGGCGTGAACGAATTGA from Staphylococcus lutrae encodes:
- a CDS encoding lysine decarboxylase, whose protein sequence is MREWQKNQPISMHVPGHKNGTIGMLSMTHPAYDTTEITGFDNLHHAEGVLYESMTQLNKHPDYQGYFLVNGTTSGILAVIHAFSGVEGPVNIARNVHKSVFNALDLGDQYARILPTTVSERTGQYLKPDIGPELTPQTKLAVLTYPNYYGETFDIKQSVEHFHRDHVPVLVDEAHGAHFDLPGFPSSSLQAGADYVVQSYHKTLPSLTMSSVLWIHKAAPNRHRIEQGLQIFQSSSPSYLLMESLESAHHFYQFYQSNQFFEKRQQLIEKLRDKGCILVIPEDPLKLLIRYEGLSGSDIQVAMEAQHIYSELADEASVLWVLPLWHREDRFPFALLLERIARMVFKPSVEGTLDDVAPLYTQAGSYEASNIVETIALPFHQAVGYRLATHLTPYPPGIPSLLKGEKITEDMVKLIEYWQLKGFHVEGLKNGKIIVKDE
- the tmk gene encoding dTMP kinase; this encodes MALFITIEGPEGSGKTTVVQAITEQLSQQYEVISTREPGGVQTAESIRQILLDSDAMDSRTEALLFAAARREHLVLKVLPALAEGKLVICDRFIDSSLAYQGYAREIGVREVQAINDFAIEDRYPDLTIYLDVPAEVGRERIESNQRAQNRLDKESVMFHHRVIEGYHQLIAQNPRRFAVIDANRPIAEVISATMQAIQNKMKESNVSKRTQ